The following proteins are encoded in a genomic region of Streptomyces collinus Tu 365:
- a CDS encoding tryptophan halogenase family protein, with amino-acid sequence MTDNDSRIRKVVILGGGTAGWMTAAYLGKALQGTVDIQVLEAPAIPRIGVGEATVPNLHRVLFDYLGIPEEEWMRECNASFKMAVRFVNWRTPGRGEAGARTLEDGRPDHFYHPFGILPDHDNTPLSHYWFKNKYEGSTDQPFDYAVFREPPVMDAKLSPKWLDGTPSTRYAWHFDAALVADFLRRFAVEKQGVEHVQDEMVRVEQDERGHVTALHCKSGRVMDADLFVDCSGFRGLLINQALGEPFLDMSDHLMCDRAVATAVPHDDEANGVEPYTSAIAMSSGWSWKIPMLGRFGSGYVYSSKFTTQEEATAEFCEMWGLDPNETQFNHVRFRVGRNRRAWVNNVVSIGLASCFLEPLESTGIYFITAAIYQLAKHFPDRSFNPALVDSFNHEIEEMFDDTRDFIQAHFYYAPRNDSPFWRAQKELVLPENIQKKIEAYKAGLPINSPIADESTYYGNFEAEFRNFWTNGSYYCIFAGLGLEPDAPLPALAHKPESVAGAQPLFEQVRQQQEHLLQTLPSAHDYLRRLHGK; translated from the coding sequence ATGACCGACAACGACTCGCGTATCCGCAAGGTAGTCATTCTCGGCGGCGGTACGGCCGGCTGGATGACCGCCGCCTACCTCGGCAAGGCTCTTCAGGGCACCGTGGACATCCAGGTGCTGGAGGCCCCCGCCATTCCGAGAATCGGCGTCGGCGAGGCGACCGTGCCGAACCTGCACCGCGTGCTCTTCGACTACCTCGGGATACCCGAGGAGGAGTGGATGCGCGAGTGCAACGCCAGTTTCAAGATGGCGGTGCGGTTCGTCAACTGGCGCACGCCCGGCCGCGGCGAGGCCGGGGCCCGCACGCTGGAGGACGGCCGGCCGGACCACTTCTACCACCCGTTCGGCATCCTGCCCGACCACGACAACACCCCGCTGTCGCACTACTGGTTCAAGAACAAGTACGAGGGCAGCACCGACCAGCCGTTCGACTACGCGGTCTTCCGCGAGCCGCCGGTGATGGACGCCAAGCTCTCCCCGAAGTGGCTCGACGGCACCCCCTCGACCCGCTACGCCTGGCACTTCGACGCCGCGCTGGTCGCCGACTTCCTGCGCCGGTTCGCCGTCGAGAAGCAGGGTGTGGAGCACGTCCAGGACGAGATGGTGCGGGTCGAGCAGGACGAGCGCGGCCACGTGACCGCGCTGCACTGCAAGTCCGGCCGGGTCATGGACGCCGACCTGTTCGTGGACTGCTCGGGCTTCCGCGGGCTGCTCATCAACCAGGCGCTGGGTGAGCCGTTCCTGGACATGAGCGACCACCTCATGTGCGACCGCGCGGTCGCCACCGCCGTCCCGCACGACGACGAGGCGAACGGCGTGGAGCCGTACACCTCGGCGATCGCGATGTCGTCCGGCTGGAGCTGGAAGATCCCGATGCTGGGCCGCTTCGGCTCCGGATACGTCTACTCCAGCAAATTCACCACGCAGGAGGAGGCCACCGCGGAATTCTGCGAGATGTGGGGCCTCGACCCGAACGAGACCCAGTTCAACCACGTGCGTTTCCGGGTCGGCCGCAACCGCCGCGCCTGGGTCAACAACGTGGTGAGCATCGGCCTCGCCTCCTGCTTCCTCGAACCGCTGGAGTCGACCGGCATCTACTTCATCACGGCCGCCATCTACCAGCTCGCGAAGCATTTCCCGGACCGCTCTTTCAACCCGGCGCTCGTCGACAGCTTCAACCACGAGATCGAGGAGATGTTCGACGACACCCGCGACTTCATCCAGGCCCACTTCTACTACGCGCCGCGGAACGACAGCCCGTTCTGGCGGGCCCAGAAGGAACTGGTTCTCCCGGAGAACATCCAGAAGAAGATCGAGGCCTACAAGGCGGGCCTGCCGATCAATTCGCCGATCGCCGACGAGTCGACGTACTACGGCAACTTCGAGGCGGAGTTCCGCAACTTCTGGACCAACGGCAGCTACTACTGCATCTTCGCCGGCCTCGGGCTGGAACCGGACGCCCCGCTGCCCGCGCTCGCCCACAAGCCGGAGTCCGTGGCGGGTGCCCAGCCGCTCTTCGAGCAGGTGCGCCAGCAGCAGGAGCACCTGCTGCAGACGCTGCCCAGCGCCCACGACTACCTGCGCCGGCTGCACGGCAAGTAG
- the sbnA gene encoding 2,3-diaminopropionate biosynthesis protein SbnA, which translates to MGGTPLIELERLVPGFPGRLLAKAERFNPGGSVKDRSALGMVLGRIRSGELVPGRSTVIESSSGNLAIGLAQICGYFGLRLVCVVDARTTQQNIAILRAYGAEVEVVREPDPVTGELLPARLRRVAELLAATPDSYWPDQYANPLNRQAHLTTMREIAEELDGRVDHLVLAAGTGGTLGGCAEYIRQAGLNTTVHAVDAVGSVLFGPTASCKRLVPGHGASVRPKLLRPADAAHVVHVTDLDCVVGCRRLVRREAILAGGSSGAVVSALDRVLPRVEPGATVVLILPDGGDRYLDTVYDDAWVRRHFGAVAHLWSETDDAVFPQQIAKSGELADIGHR; encoded by the coding sequence GTGGGGGGAACCCCGCTGATCGAGCTGGAACGGCTCGTGCCGGGATTCCCCGGCAGGCTGCTGGCCAAGGCCGAACGGTTCAACCCCGGCGGCAGTGTCAAGGACCGCTCCGCGCTCGGCATGGTGCTGGGCCGGATCCGTTCCGGTGAGCTCGTGCCCGGCCGCTCCACGGTGATCGAGTCCAGCTCCGGCAACCTCGCCATCGGACTCGCCCAGATCTGCGGGTACTTCGGACTGCGTCTCGTCTGCGTGGTCGACGCCCGCACCACCCAGCAGAACATCGCGATCCTGCGCGCCTACGGCGCCGAGGTCGAGGTGGTCCGCGAACCGGACCCGGTCACCGGCGAACTGCTGCCCGCGCGGCTGCGCCGGGTGGCCGAGCTGCTGGCCGCGACACCCGACTCGTACTGGCCCGACCAGTACGCCAACCCGCTCAACCGGCAGGCCCATCTGACCACCATGCGGGAGATCGCCGAGGAGCTCGACGGCCGGGTGGACCACCTGGTGCTGGCCGCCGGCACCGGCGGCACCCTCGGGGGCTGCGCCGAGTACATCCGGCAGGCCGGCCTGAACACCACCGTGCACGCCGTCGACGCCGTCGGCAGCGTGCTGTTCGGCCCGACCGCGAGCTGCAAGCGGCTGGTGCCCGGGCACGGCGCCTCGGTACGGCCGAAACTGCTGCGCCCCGCGGACGCCGCGCACGTCGTCCACGTCACCGACCTGGACTGCGTGGTGGGCTGCCGGCGGCTGGTGCGGCGCGAGGCGATCCTCGCGGGCGGCTCCTCCGGAGCGGTCGTGTCCGCGCTGGACCGCGTCCTGCCGCGGGTCGAGCCCGGCGCCACCGTCGTGCTGATCCTGCCCGACGGCGGCGACCGCTACCTCGACACCGTCTACGACGACGCCTGGGTCCGCCGGCACTTCGGTGCCGTCGCCCACCTGTGGTCGGAGACCGACGACGCCGTCTTCCCCCAACAGATCGCGAAGAGCGGTGAGTTGGCGGATATAGGCCATCGATAG
- a CDS encoding acyl carrier protein produces the protein MTTQIPALDDAARTQIKDIVCDILELELDEVSDTSLFKEEHDADSLRTIEILASLERTFGITLKQSELSRMVNLAGVHAVVAEAKAQ, from the coding sequence ATGACCACGCAGATCCCCGCCCTGGACGACGCGGCGCGCACCCAGATCAAGGACATCGTCTGCGACATCCTGGAGCTGGAGCTCGACGAGGTCTCCGACACCAGCCTGTTCAAGGAGGAGCACGACGCCGACTCGCTGCGCACCATCGAGATCCTCGCCTCCCTGGAGCGCACCTTCGGCATCACCCTGAAGCAGTCCGAGCTGAGCCGCATGGTCAACCTCGCCGGCGTCCACGCCGTGGTCGCCGAGGCCAAGGCCCAGTGA
- a CDS encoding flavin reductase family protein codes for MSTSLSTSSDNTDIRPLMSCFPSGVSVVTALGADSAPRGMTCSSLASVALDPATLVVCLRTAGPTLRAALDSGRFAVNLLDERARAVSDLFASGATDRFERAEWRLPLGAGGPHLTGAALAVADCEVTQAVEVGDHTAVFGRVTGVTLADAGEPLLYGRRRYARWSVATSPPAEAAAEVPLSTALEGDTRVGSRL; via the coding sequence ATGAGCACATCCCTGAGCACGTCGTCCGACAACACCGACATACGCCCGCTGATGTCCTGCTTCCCGTCCGGGGTCTCCGTCGTGACCGCACTCGGCGCCGACTCCGCGCCGCGCGGGATGACCTGCAGCTCCCTGGCGAGCGTGGCCCTCGACCCGGCCACCCTGGTGGTCTGCCTGCGCACCGCGGGACCCACCCTGCGGGCGGCCCTGGACAGTGGCCGGTTCGCCGTCAACCTGCTGGACGAGCGGGCCCGCGCCGTCTCCGACCTGTTCGCCTCCGGCGCCACCGACCGCTTCGAGCGCGCCGAGTGGCGGCTCCCGCTGGGCGCCGGCGGCCCCCACCTCACCGGGGCGGCGCTGGCCGTGGCGGACTGCGAGGTCACTCAGGCGGTCGAGGTCGGCGACCACACGGCCGTCTTCGGCCGGGTCACCGGCGTCACGCTGGCCGACGCGGGGGAGCCCCTGCTGTACGGCCGCAGGCGCTACGCCCGCTGGTCGGTGGCGACCAGCCCGCCGGCCGAGGCCGCCGCCGAGGTGCCCCTGTCCACCGCACTCGAAGGAGACACGCGTGTCGGCTCCCGCCTTTGA